In Methylovirgula sp., a single genomic region encodes these proteins:
- a CDS encoding MxaK protein, giving the protein MTTLALAHPARMVFLQISALWRRIKTFVLVSLVVVLAVCTVAAFAVWGRDAARNRIIAALAHNHDVAVAQNAAPKLLFARAYFLATHGQLDEAQALVSLFDLRGSDKARADLHYDLGNGRLLAAFDKIDMADFDAAGALVGLAQEDYIEAMRLDPDDWDARYNFDVAARLVRQYPSFVNTPDPRRQGPRPIWTELPNTPQGEP; this is encoded by the coding sequence ATGACCACCTTGGCTCTCGCTCACCCCGCCCGCATGGTTTTCCTGCAAATCAGCGCATTGTGGCGACGCATCAAAACATTTGTGCTCGTTTCGCTGGTGGTTGTACTCGCCGTTTGCACGGTCGCGGCTTTTGCCGTTTGGGGCAGGGATGCCGCACGTAACCGGATCATCGCGGCGCTAGCGCATAATCACGATGTCGCTGTCGCGCAGAACGCAGCGCCGAAGCTTCTGTTCGCCCGTGCCTATTTCCTGGCGACCCACGGTCAGCTCGATGAGGCGCAGGCCCTTGTGAGCCTCTTTGATCTGCGCGGCAGCGATAAAGCGCGGGCGGATCTGCATTATGATTTGGGCAATGGCCGCCTGTTGGCGGCATTCGACAAGATCGACATGGCGGATTTCGACGCGGCGGGGGCGCTCGTCGGTTTGGCGCAGGAAGATTACATCGAGGCGATGCGGCTCGATCCAGACGACTGGGATGCGCGCTACAATTTCGATGTTGCTGCGCGGCTTGTGCGCCAATATCCGAGCTTCGTGAATACGCCCGACCCGCGTCGGCAAGGGCCGCGTCCCATATGGACAGAGCTGCCGAACACGCCGCAGGGGGAGCCGTGA
- a CDS encoding ATP-binding protein, whose amino-acid sequence MMFQFTEASASLRTRLILIPPVFLLLGIVVAIGATLINAPDRVDAETASGLTIGSHLISYALDDIRFSNDPDLALNRLLEELSHVRHIRVGYRPSPGSRITDPITPSLAKSAPNWFVDFFAPRRVSESFPVVYQGTRRGEIVMTAEPADEVGEVWDDLVFLISLLSAISVGIVVLTWLAVNYTLRPLRGLVEGLNRLQRGQFDEVGEIRVAELQRVGDQFNRLAKSLARTESDNRLLIDRLMSIQESERKELARELHDEFGASLFGIRASASCVVQAATADGPIGPRFEEITERAEAISSLADAIQKHNHRILERLQPVVLNEMGLFNALRHLAAAWNMAHRSFSCDLTTPDVEPELSDDASLTIYRIVQECLTNVARHSKADRVEIAFAIRPGGSLIIRIADNGVGLPENFRFGFGFLGMSERVRKLNGRLNVSNRRSGGTVIEVSMPLPSHEVAQAS is encoded by the coding sequence ATGATGTTTCAGTTTACCGAAGCTTCAGCTTCGCTGCGTACGCGGCTTATACTTATTCCGCCCGTTTTCCTGTTGCTCGGAATTGTCGTGGCAATTGGCGCGACGCTGATCAATGCTCCGGATCGCGTCGACGCGGAGACGGCCTCCGGTTTGACGATCGGCAGCCATCTCATTTCATATGCGCTCGACGACATCCGTTTTTCGAATGACCCCGATCTGGCGCTGAACCGTCTGCTTGAAGAGCTTTCCCACGTTCGTCATATCCGTGTCGGTTATCGTCCATCGCCCGGCTCGCGAATCACCGATCCGATTACGCCGTCTTTGGCCAAGAGCGCCCCGAATTGGTTCGTGGATTTCTTCGCGCCGCGCCGGGTGAGCGAATCCTTCCCGGTCGTTTATCAAGGTACGCGGCGTGGCGAGATCGTCATGACGGCGGAGCCCGCTGACGAAGTGGGCGAAGTCTGGGATGATCTCGTCTTTCTCATCAGCCTCCTCTCCGCGATATCGGTTGGCATTGTCGTCCTCACCTGGCTCGCCGTAAACTATACGCTGCGTCCATTGCGTGGATTGGTCGAAGGGCTGAACCGATTGCAGCGGGGACAGTTCGATGAGGTCGGCGAAATCCGCGTCGCGGAATTGCAACGGGTTGGCGACCAATTCAACCGGTTGGCCAAATCGCTCGCGCGCACCGAGTCGGACAATCGGTTGCTCATCGATCGGCTGATGTCCATTCAGGAGTCCGAGCGTAAAGAGCTCGCACGGGAGCTGCACGATGAATTCGGCGCATCGCTGTTCGGCATCAGGGCCTCTGCCTCATGCGTCGTCCAAGCCGCGACGGCTGATGGCCCGATCGGCCCGAGGTTCGAGGAGATTACGGAACGTGCCGAAGCGATCTCCTCGCTTGCGGATGCCATTCAGAAGCACAATCACCGGATATTGGAGCGCCTTCAACCCGTCGTTTTGAACGAAATGGGTCTATTTAATGCTTTGCGCCATTTGGCCGCGGCGTGGAACATGGCGCACCGCAGCTTTTCTTGCGACCTCACGACGCCGGATGTCGAACCGGAACTAAGCGACGACGCGAGCCTGACGATTTATCGCATCGTGCAGGAATGCCTAACCAATGTCGCGCGGCATTCGAAAGCCGACCGCGTCGAGATCGCGTTCGCCATCCGGCCGGGCGGAAGCCTCATTATTCGAATTGCAGACAATGGTGTGGGATTGCCCGAGAACTTTCGATTTGGTTTCGGCTTTCTTGGCATGAGCGAGCGCGTACGCAAGTTGAATGGCCGACTGAATGTGTCAAATAGACGAAGCGGGGGGACCGTCATCGAGGTCTCAATGCCATTACCGTCACATGAAGTCGCGCAGGCAAGCTGA
- a CDS encoding VWA domain-containing protein has translation MVAKPDFLWLLLLAPVPFLVSALRRAPFPSLDAVPHDTLSSLIGFLIKAAAALAVAAGAIALAQPYRLAENVKLVATGAHVVLVMDRSLSMDFTMDDDEVGSGKESKTQLATRMLMDFVNRSPHDQFGVVAFSSAPIFVLPITGHRDAVKAAITALRRPGIEGTNVGLGLQLALNMIGHDPEATSPVVLFASDGEYGGAGFFDFSLQDALRKAFQREHAHLYWLFLRTHKGNEDVFSAPPRGDEDSPHTKPERHMDLFFKTLGVTYRVFWADSPHAIQNAVAEINRLETRPVTYYEEIPRKDVTPIFYGIAAFASLLLVLAKLAETEFRRSSSFGGQVNVI, from the coding sequence ATGGTCGCGAAGCCGGATTTTCTGTGGTTGCTGCTGCTGGCACCAGTGCCGTTCCTCGTCTCGGCTTTGCGGCGCGCGCCGTTTCCTTCCCTTGATGCCGTGCCGCATGACACCCTGTCGTCGCTGATCGGCTTCCTCATCAAGGCCGCCGCTGCGCTTGCCGTTGCAGCCGGCGCAATCGCGCTTGCCCAGCCTTACCGGCTCGCTGAAAATGTGAAACTTGTCGCCACAGGCGCGCATGTCGTGCTCGTCATGGACCGGAGCCTCAGCATGGATTTCACCATGGATGATGACGAGGTTGGGTCCGGCAAGGAATCTAAAACCCAGCTCGCAACGCGGATGCTGATGGATTTCGTCAACCGAAGCCCGCACGACCAATTCGGTGTCGTTGCCTTTTCGAGTGCGCCGATTTTCGTCCTTCCGATCACCGGCCATCGTGATGCCGTCAAGGCGGCGATCACCGCGCTGCGGCGACCGGGCATCGAGGGCACCAATGTCGGCCTCGGCTTGCAACTCGCGCTCAATATGATCGGCCACGACCCCGAAGCAACATCGCCAGTCGTTCTTTTTGCATCGGACGGAGAATATGGCGGCGCCGGATTCTTCGATTTCAGTCTGCAAGACGCCTTGCGTAAGGCCTTTCAGCGCGAACATGCGCATCTTTATTGGCTCTTCCTGCGCACACATAAAGGTAATGAAGATGTCTTTTCGGCGCCGCCGCGGGGCGACGAAGATTCGCCGCATACGAAGCCCGAGCGGCACATGGATCTCTTCTTCAAAACGCTCGGCGTGACGTATCGGGTGTTCTGGGCTGATAGCCCGCATGCCATTCAAAACGCCGTCGCCGAAATCAACCGGCTCGAGACACGGCCGGTGACCTATTACGAAGAAATTCCGCGCAAGGATGTGACGCCAATCTTCTACGGCATTGCCGCCTTCGCATCTCTTCTCTTGGTCCTGGCCAAGCTCGCGGAGACGGAATTCCGCCGCTCCTCCAGTTTTGGCGGACAGGTGAACGTGATATGA
- a CDS encoding regulator, which translates to MSTHKFDDKNITWHKLDWLPDLEFYVYKVDEENRIIDILFKFAANSKVQLHRHKAPYITFVIQGELRFYRPDGELKEIRPTGSYVSGVANGEPHVEGGGDEDAIVFFSNREVEGPLYEFLDENLQPTVTLGFDDFKAQLEEQGGPKWQSAA; encoded by the coding sequence ATGAGCACACACAAATTCGATGATAAGAACATCACGTGGCACAAGCTAGATTGGCTGCCGGATCTCGAGTTTTACGTCTATAAAGTCGACGAAGAAAACCGAATCATCGATATTCTGTTCAAGTTTGCGGCGAATTCAAAAGTTCAACTTCATCGGCATAAAGCGCCCTACATCACCTTTGTCATCCAAGGCGAACTGCGCTTCTACCGGCCGGACGGTGAATTGAAAGAGATCAGACCGACCGGCAGCTATGTCTCAGGCGTCGCCAACGGCGAGCCGCATGTGGAAGGCGGTGGCGACGAAGACGCGATCGTCTTCTTCAGCAATCGCGAGGTCGAAGGGCCGCTTTACGAATTCCTCGACGAGAATCTACAGCCGACGGTGACACTCGGCTTCGATGATTTCAAAGCCCAGCTCGAAGAGCAGGGTGGGCCGAAATGGCAATCGGCCGCATAA
- a CDS encoding response regulator transcription factor — MLVIEDHPIVRDGCQRIFNRRPDIKMVEASTATDGLATNKSFQPDVVVLDIGLPDASGFDILPKILADNGKASIIVLSMYGTQSFVTSALEKGAVGYITKNDDPNTLLVAIEKVRNGEIYLGQAVAQTLAMKNLSPSVDPLRELSERERQIILFLGNGRSLTEISVELDLGYKTVANAVSLIKQKLNIGTTTALVKFAVELNMKAMSPG, encoded by the coding sequence GTGCTGGTCATCGAAGACCATCCGATTGTCCGGGACGGCTGCCAACGTATCTTCAACCGTCGCCCGGATATCAAGATGGTCGAGGCAAGCACGGCCACCGATGGGCTGGCAACGAATAAATCGTTTCAACCGGATGTGGTGGTTTTGGACATCGGCCTGCCGGACGCCAGCGGCTTTGATATCTTGCCGAAGATCCTCGCCGACAACGGCAAAGCATCAATCATCGTGCTCAGCATGTACGGAACGCAGAGCTTTGTAACATCGGCCCTCGAGAAGGGCGCAGTCGGCTACATCACGAAGAATGATGATCCGAATACATTGCTTGTCGCGATTGAAAAAGTCCGGAATGGCGAAATCTATCTCGGGCAGGCAGTTGCCCAGACCCTCGCCATGAAAAATCTATCGCCATCGGTCGATCCATTGCGTGAGCTCAGCGAACGCGAGCGGCAAATCATCCTATTTCTTGGCAACGGTCGAAGCTTGACCGAGATTTCTGTTGAGCTTGATCTCGGCTACAAGACGGTCGCCAACGCCGTTTCTCTGATCAAGCAGAAGCTCAACATCGGGACGACGACCGCGCTCGTCAAATTTGCTGTCGAATTGAATATGAAGGCAATGAGTCCGGGCTGA
- a CDS encoding SRPBCC family protein — translation MKMRIGGGRANACLFGGLSFCAGLVLAQSDGAFAHGAAPKKIEEKIEIAAKPDVVWGIIKDFAKISTWNPAVVSSVAASDPDQGQERILTLKSGGKITDAQTDYEAKTMTYSYRRVDDDVKVFPVSFYSATITVTPTATGSEVDWIGRFYRGDTSNEPPPGLDDPDAIKAMTDFFDTGLKNLKTLAEKK, via the coding sequence ATGAAAATGCGAATTGGTGGTGGGCGCGCGAACGCCTGCCTGTTTGGAGGATTGAGTTTTTGCGCGGGGTTGGTCCTCGCGCAGTCGGACGGTGCGTTTGCTCACGGCGCAGCGCCTAAAAAGATCGAAGAAAAGATTGAGATCGCCGCCAAGCCGGACGTGGTGTGGGGCATCATCAAGGACTTCGCAAAGATCTCGACGTGGAATCCCGCCGTCGTCAGCAGCGTCGCCGCTTCCGACCCGGATCAAGGTCAGGAGCGGATTCTGACATTGAAAAGCGGCGGCAAGATCACCGACGCGCAAACAGATTATGAAGCTAAAACGATGACCTATTCCTATCGCCGCGTCGATGACGATGTGAAGGTCTTCCCGGTGAGCTTCTATTCCGCTACGATCACCGTGACGCCCACGGCGACGGGTTCAGAAGTCGATTGGATCGGCCGCTTCTATCGTGGCGATACGAGCAATGAGCCGCCGCCCGGTCTCGACGATCCGGATGCGATCAAGGCGATGACTGATTTCTTCGATACCGGCCTGAAAAATCTCAAGACACTCGCCGAAAAGAAGTGA
- a CDS encoding vWA domain-containing protein, translated as MRRPCFRDARFWLLLAAFVCFTAALILPSTSQQTNGVDVLFTVDITGSMNTRDYSENGHPISRLDHIKAVLRKTLVDLPCQSHVGVALFAERRIFLLFNPIEICANFSPIMESISAFDWREGWEGDSHIAEGLYRAIALADDLHSDLVFMTDGQEAPPLPWSGGPTFDGKPGAVKGLVVGVGGYGLSPIPKYDSSGREIGFYGEDDVLQESRFGIPPPDAVNRPGYNPRNAPFGDVHVNNNEQLSSVREPYLKSLAQKTGMAYRHLTDAQDFIEALRTHATSHPVTTTVSRGPLAAALGLICLGCVYIVLPLISWLGRQNWWRRRQHVVPVAAG; from the coding sequence GTGAGACGACCGTGCTTCCGCGACGCACGCTTTTGGCTGCTGCTCGCGGCTTTTGTGTGCTTCACGGCCGCGTTGATTTTGCCATCGACCAGCCAGCAGACCAACGGCGTCGATGTCCTCTTCACAGTCGATATCACTGGCAGCATGAACACGCGCGATTACAGCGAGAACGGCCATCCCATCAGCCGGCTCGATCATATCAAGGCGGTGCTGCGGAAAACGCTCGTTGATCTGCCATGCCAATCGCATGTCGGCGTGGCGCTCTTTGCCGAACGACGGATATTCTTGCTCTTCAATCCGATCGAGATCTGCGCAAATTTTTCGCCGATCATGGAATCCATCTCGGCGTTTGATTGGCGCGAGGGCTGGGAGGGCGACAGCCATATCGCTGAGGGACTCTATCGCGCCATCGCTTTGGCCGACGATCTTCACTCCGACCTCGTGTTTATGACCGACGGGCAGGAAGCGCCGCCGCTGCCCTGGAGCGGCGGCCCGACGTTCGACGGCAAGCCGGGCGCCGTAAAGGGGCTCGTCGTCGGCGTCGGCGGCTACGGGCTGTCGCCGATCCCCAAATATGACAGCAGTGGCCGCGAGATCGGTTTCTATGGCGAGGACGACGTGCTGCAAGAAAGCCGCTTCGGAATCCCGCCGCCCGATGCCGTTAATCGTCCCGGATATAATCCGCGCAATGCGCCGTTCGGCGATGTGCATGTCAATAACAACGAACAACTATCGTCGGTGCGCGAGCCCTATCTCAAAAGTCTCGCGCAAAAGACCGGAATGGCCTACAGGCATCTCACCGATGCGCAGGACTTCATCGAGGCTCTCCGAACTCACGCGACTTCGCATCCCGTGACTACGACGGTTTCGCGCGGGCCACTTGCGGCGGCGTTGGGTCTCATCTGCCTCGGTTGCGTTTATATCGTCCTGCCGCTTATTTCCTGGCTCGGGCGCCAGAACTGGTGGCGGCGACGCCAGCATGTGGTGCCGGTTGCGGCCGGGTGA
- a CDS encoding beta-propeller fold lactonase family protein: MIARRVLTLGLTLAAVNPLAAAERVFATSQDSNKVTEIAGGRTLDFASLPGPATIAATPDGRRLFLTHPDHGTISVVDISSRKTIAHFTYPGVPFGITFDAAENRLLVADWNRDLLSSLDPVSGKVLREVHTGRSPAHIVLDSDHRKIFVCEREGNDVGVYDSRTLATIKHIQVGTAPYAIAYAPATKRVYVANVRSNNVSVIDADSLNVVGSAHVGPMPYGVALTPDGKRLLVTIQAKNTLLLLDAAGLKTLAEIKVGRYPEDVVTSADGKTAYVTDWFSDAISTIDLAHGRETRQIAVAPGPRDLVVVP; the protein is encoded by the coding sequence GTGATCGCCCGGCGCGTTTTAACGCTTGGCCTGACGCTTGCGGCAGTCAACCCATTGGCTGCCGCAGAGCGCGTTTTCGCGACAAGCCAGGACAGCAACAAAGTCACCGAAATTGCCGGCGGCCGGACGCTCGACTTCGCGAGCCTGCCCGGACCCGCCACGATCGCCGCCACGCCCGATGGGCGGCGATTGTTTCTGACTCACCCCGACCACGGCACGATCAGTGTCGTGGATATATCAAGCCGGAAGACGATCGCACATTTCACCTATCCCGGCGTGCCATTCGGTATCACCTTCGATGCCGCCGAAAATCGCCTTCTGGTTGCCGACTGGAATCGCGATCTCCTCTCGAGCCTCGATCCGGTCAGCGGAAAGGTTCTTCGTGAAGTCCACACCGGGCGCTCACCGGCGCACATCGTCCTGGACTCCGATCATCGCAAAATCTTCGTCTGTGAGCGTGAAGGCAACGACGTCGGCGTCTATGATTCCCGGACCCTTGCGACAATCAAACATATTCAGGTCGGCACGGCGCCCTATGCCATCGCTTACGCGCCTGCGACGAAGCGCGTCTATGTCGCCAATGTCCGCAGCAACAATGTCAGCGTGATCGACGCAGATAGCCTGAACGTCGTCGGCTCGGCTCACGTTGGCCCGATGCCCTATGGCGTGGCTCTTACGCCCGATGGCAAGAGATTGCTTGTCACCATCCAGGCGAAAAATACGCTTCTGTTGCTGGACGCGGCAGGCCTGAAAACGCTCGCCGAAATCAAGGTCGGACGCTACCCCGAAGATGTCGTGACCAGCGCGGACGGCAAAACTGCCTATGTCACGGACTGGTTTTCCGATGCGATCTCGACCATCGACCTCGCGCATGGCAGGGAGACGCGCCAGATCGCGGTCGCACCCGGCCCGCGCGACCTCGTCGTCGTGCCATGA